The following coding sequences are from one Nicotiana tabacum cultivar K326 chromosome 1, ASM71507v2, whole genome shotgun sequence window:
- the LOC107793497 gene encoding AT-rich interactive domain-containing protein 1-like: MELELDLREILMKISDEKNKNEGGYANVDLAKSEFDTVKQLCNDIEADDFVFINKHSKKFDGNISPDLNECILEDVDEKSSVGHDDKCSKFVSGRRSDDCGTDEIRQMNSSVVMEDENNRKRKRESYTDLLRWVTNVAKDPCDPAIGSLPERSKWKFYGNDVIWKQVLLLRDEMLLRRNADTSAQCSIWQIKQKMHPSMYDEDAAAERVRCSQRVLVAKNPLKKALFSASSSSSYPSDEDPIDGPADSSAESEVGLYWKQRRKRIPVGPQFQADIPEWRQEKCESDSKWLRTQIWPLDKQEKNRMLIERDPIGRGREDICGCQYPGSYECIKFHLAEKRRKVKLELGSAFYRWKFDLMGEEVALSWTKEEEKKFQDIVKLNPLSTNKSFWNEIFKIFPNKSRESLVSYHFNVFLLRRRGHQNRTNASIIDSDDDEPEYGPRTNCFGRDSKFSIFCSPRKEHLDSR, from the exons ATGGAACTTGAGCTGGATTTGAGGgagattttaatgaaaatttcagatgaaaagaacaaaaatgagggAGGATATGCAAATGTTGACTTGGCTAAGAGTGAGTTTGATACTGTCAAACAGCTTTGCAATGATATCGAAGCTGATGATTTTGTTTTCATCAATAAACACTCTAAGAAATTTGATGGAAATATAAGTCCGGACCTTAATGAATGTATACTAGAGGATGTTGATGAAAAGAGCAGTGTCGGTCATGATGATAAATGTTCGAAATTTGTCAGTGGAAGACGAAGTGATGATTGTGGCACAGATGAAATTAGGCAAATGAATTCAAGTGTGGTGATGGAAGATGAGAACAATAGGAAGAGGAAACGAGAGTCTTACACGGACTTGCTGAGGTGGGTTACTAACGTCGCGAAAGATCCTTGTGATCCTGCCATTGGGTCTTTGCCAGAAAGGTCTAAGTGGAAGTTTTACGGGAATGATGTAATTTGGAAGCAGGTTCTGCTGCTGCGAGATGAAATGCTTTTGAGAAGAAATGCAGATACGAGTGCTCAGTGCTCGATATGGCAG ATTAAACAGAAGATGCATCCATCTATGTATGACGAGGATGCTGCTGCTGAGAGAGTAAGATGTAGCCAGCGGGTTCTAGTTGCTAAAAATCCATTGAAGAAGGCTCTCTTTTCAGCATCATCATCCTCAAGTTATCCAAGTGATGAGGATCCGATTGATGGACCTGCTGATTCTTCTGCAGAGTCAGAAGTTGGTCTTTATTGGAAACAGCGTCGAAAGAGAATACCAGTTGGACCACAGTTTCAAGCAGATATTCCTGAATGGAGGCAGGAGAAGTGTGAAAGTGACTCCAAATGGTTGCGCACCCAAATCTGGCCGCTAGACAAACAAGAAAAAAACAGAATGTTGATTGAAAGAGATcctattggaagaggaagagaagaTATATGCGGCTGCCAATACCCAGGTTCTTATGAATGCATCAAGTTTCATCTTGCTGAGAAACGGAGAAAGGTTAAACTTGAGTTGGGATCAGCCTTTTATCGTTGGAAATTTGACTTGATGGGCGAAGAAGTTGCACTTTCTtggacaaaagaagaagaaaagaaattccAGGATATAGTGAAATTGAACCCTTTGTCGACAAACAAGAGTTTTTGGAATGAAATATTCAAGATCTTTCCTAACAAAAGTAGGGAATCTTTGGTCAGCTACCACTTTAACGTCTTTCTTTTACGGCGCAGAGGTCACCAGAATCGGACAAATGCAAGTATTATCGACAGTGATGATGATGAACCAGAGTACGGACCTCGAACTAATTGTTTTGGGAGGGATTCAAAATTCTCCATCTTTTGTTCCCCACGGAAAGAGCATCTAGATTCGAGATAG